The Candidatus Eisenbacteria bacterium sequence TGTGGGGCACGCTCGTGGACGAGCGCGCGCCGCGACTCGGCGGCTTCGGCGTGGGCCTCACCTGGCTCATGGCCATGCTGGTCGCCGGCCCTCTCACCGGCGCCGCCCTGAATCCGGCACGGGCCTTCGGCTCGGCCTGCGCCTCGGGCGTATGGACGGCGCACTGGATCTACTGGCTCGGCCCCCTGCTCGGCGGCGCGGCCGCCGCGCGCGTCTACAAGCAGGTCGTCCTGCGCCCCTGAGGGACCGTGCAGGCCGCCCGCTCCGCCCGCGGGCCGGCGCGAAGCGGGCGGAACCGCGCCGGGCGGGCTTTCCGTCCTCAACTCCCGGGACCTGCCGTCCGAAAACCTCCGTGGATCACGGCCGGTATCGCGGAGGATTGGCAGGATGTCCCGTGCGCTGAGGAACACACCCCGAATGCCGAAGCTCGCCGCAGCGCTCGCTCTCGCCGGCTGCCTGGCGGGCTCCTCCGCCTTCGGCGGCACCAACGTGAAGGGCACCCTGTGGCTGTCGGCGGGCGCCCGCGAGGCGTCCCGGCACGCGGAAGGGACCGCCGCGCGGCAGCAGAAAAGCGCCGGCGAAGGAGTCGTCTGGGTCGAGAAGATTCCCGCCGAACTCGAACGCGCGCTCGCCGATCCGCCGCGCGGCTGGTTCGTCTTCTGGAAGCCGAAGGCCGATCCGCCGTTGCCCCGGGTCGGGGAGCGCGACGACCGCTTCTCGCCGAGGGTGCTCGCGGTGCCCGCGGGCACGAGCGTCGAGTTCGCGAACCGTGACCGCCTCTATCACAGCGCCTTCAGCGTCTCGGGTGCGAAACGATTCGACCTCGGCAAGGCGCCGCCCGGACGGCGCGACACGCTCGAGTTCGGACGCGCCGGCGTCGTCAACCTGCACTGCGAGATCCACCCGAAGGCCGTCGGCTACGTCGTGGTGACACCGAACCGCGCCTACGCCACGCCGGACGCCTCCGGGCGCTTCCGCCTGCCGAGGCTGCCGGCGGGACGCTACGTACTGCATGCCTGGCACCCGCGCCTGGGCGAGCTCAGCCTGCCGTTCAACGTTCCCCGGCGCGGCACGGTCGAACTCAACCCCACCTTCTAGGACGAACCGCACGTGCGCCTCGGACTCCGCTGGAAGATCCTGCTGCTGACGGTGCTCACGCCGGTCTCGCTCGCCGTCGCGACGCTCGTGATGGTGGACCGCGACGTGGCCGAGCACGTGGATGCCTCGAGCCTGCACGAAAACCTCGGCCACTCGGCCGCGGTCTTCGAGGGCATGCTCGCCACCCGCATGCGGGCGCTCGAGGGTGGCGCGCTCGTGGTCGCGCAGGACCCGCGCTTCTTCTCGCTGCTCATGCTCGGCTTGGACCAGCGCGACGCGCGCTTCGACGCGACCGTGCGGGGCATGGCCCACGACTTCAACGGCATCACCCAGACCGACGTCTTCGAGGTCTTCGACCGCAGGGGCAGGCTCGTGACCTCGGTGGGCGAGTCGAAGTCCTCGCCCGACGCGCGCAAGGCGCTCGTGGCCCGCGCGCTCGGCGGCGAGGTCACGACCGGCGTGCTCGCCGAGGGCCGCACGCACTACCAGGCGGTGGCGGTGCCGGTGCGCGCCGATGGCCGGCAGGTCGGCGTGCTGATGCTGGGCGCGGAGATCGGCACGGCGCTCGCTTCCGACCTGCGGACGCAGATGCGCTGCGAGGTGTCGTTCCTCTCCGGTCGTGCCATCACCGGCACGACGCTGCCGGACGCCTCCGACCGCCAGAAGCTTCTCGACGCGCTCAACCAGATCCAGCTCGGACCCGACACGAACCCGGTCCGGCTCGGGCTGCTGCGCGTGCACGGGGCCCGCGAGTACCTGACCCTGGTGCGCCGCATCCCCGGAACTTCGGCGAGCGCGATGCAGTTCTACGTGCTGCAGCGCGCGTTCGATCCCGAGGCGGCGTTCCAGAAGGCGATCCGCAACGACCTCGTCGCCCTCGCCGCCGTCGCTCTCATGCTCGCCATCGCCACGAGCCTGATCTTCAGCGAGCAGATCGTGCGGCCGCTGCAGAAGCTCGTGCTCGGTGCGAAGGAGATGGAGGCCGGCAACTACGAGCACCCGATCGAAGTGCGCCGCGACGACGAGGTGGGCTACCTCGCCGACCAGTTCACGCGCATGCGCGCGCGCGAACAGGCCTACGTGAAGAGTCTCGAGCAGGCGACGAGGCTGAAGAGCGAGTTCATCAGCATCGCCTCGCACGAGCTGCGCACCCCGATCAGCGTGCTGTCCGGCTATCGCGACCTGCTCGCCGAGGGCAGCCTCGGACCGCTGAGCCCGAGGCAGTCGAGGGTCGTCGAGTCCATGCACGAATACCTGGAGCGGCTCGGGCGGGTCGCCGAGGACGCGGCGATGGTCGCGGAGATGCGCAACGAGCGCCTGTCGCTCGATCGCAAGTCGGTGCCGGTGCGCTCGATCGTGCAGGTGGCCGTCGAGGCCGCCCGGCAGTCGGCGGCCGGACGCGCGGTCGAGGTCGCGACCTCGATCTCGGCGCCCGAGGCGAAGGTGGAGGTGGACCACCAGGCGCTGGTTCAGGCCCTCACGCACCTGATCACCAACGGCGTGCGCTTCACGCCGGACGGCGGGCGCG is a genomic window containing:
- a CDS encoding HAMP domain-containing protein; translated protein: MRLGLRWKILLLTVLTPVSLAVATLVMVDRDVAEHVDASSLHENLGHSAAVFEGMLATRMRALEGGALVVAQDPRFFSLLMLGLDQRDARFDATVRGMAHDFNGITQTDVFEVFDRRGRLVTSVGESKSSPDARKALVARALGGEVTTGVLAEGRTHYQAVAVPVRADGRQVGVLMLGAEIGTALASDLRTQMRCEVSFLSGRAITGTTLPDASDRQKLLDALNQIQLGPDTNPVRLGLLRVHGAREYLTLVRRIPGTSASAMQFYVLQRAFDPEAAFQKAIRNDLVALAAVALMLAIATSLIFSEQIVRPLQKLVLGAKEMEAGNYEHPIEVRRDDEVGYLADQFTRMRAREQAYVKSLEQATRLKSEFISIASHELRTPISVLSGYRDLLAEGSLGPLSPRQSRVVESMHEYLERLGRVAEDAAMVAEMRNERLSLDRKSVPVRSIVQVAVEAARQSAAGRAVEVATSISAPEAKVEVDHQALVQALTHLITNGVRFTPDGGRVEVRADIEEDQLRIVVADTGVGMSEGSVESLRAHGAAQRDAAHHRSSVGLEFGSGGLGLGFSLARGIVAAHGGRIEIESRTGHGSTFTILVPVGGEQELRAAA